From a region of the Acidimicrobiales bacterium genome:
- a CDS encoding molybdopterin-dependent oxidoreductase has protein sequence MVDISAVERRRQARRHTPRPRLTTPLVRGSDGRLHEASWDEALAVAAAGLDRARQVGPHTVGMFSCSKATNEMNYAAQKFMRAVIGSNNIDSCNRTUHAPSVVGLATVFGAGGGTSSYQEIEEVDVALLWGSNAREAHPIYFHHLLKGLDNGARLYAIDPRRTSSAKFADVWLGIEVGSDVALANTLAREIIAAGLHDQSFIDRATVGFDQYRDAVEPYTLQRGEMLTGIPAEVIAEVAHQYATAERAQILWTLGITEHHNGVDNVLALCNLALLTGHIGRWGSGLVPLRGQNNVQGGGDMGALPDKLPGFQDVTDPQALARFADVYGTDLNPVPGKNLTKMFESIETGDLRCVYVIGENPADSEANSTHARELLSGLDCLIVQDIFLTRTAELADVVLPASVAWAEAEGTVTSSERRVQRCHKAVDPPQGARDDIEIIADLARRLGYSWGSADPRHLWDELRSLSPLHAGMSYERLDAQGGLQWPCPDEQHPGSPFLHGWLWQEGLDGHAPAPFSVVHAAGPLDELSDEFPLRLTTGRALDSYNTGVQSGGFDSPIRYGDEIDLHPVDAAALDVVDGEVVRVVSRRGMVQMGVRIQPDLVPGLAFTTFHFPELVDTNLVTNDAYDPRSGTSEFKAAAVRVEKVRAGG, from the coding sequence ATGGTCGACATCAGCGCAGTCGAGCGGCGGCGACAGGCACGCCGCCACACCCCTAGGCCCCGGCTGACAACGCCGTTGGTTCGGGGCTCTGACGGTCGCCTGCACGAGGCTTCGTGGGACGAGGCGCTGGCGGTCGCTGCGGCGGGTCTCGACCGGGCGCGCCAGGTCGGGCCGCACACGGTCGGCATGTTCAGCTGCTCGAAGGCGACAAACGAGATGAACTACGCGGCGCAGAAGTTCATGCGCGCCGTCATCGGGTCTAACAACATCGACTCCTGCAACCGAACTTGACACGCTCCTAGCGTCGTCGGTCTGGCGACGGTATTCGGGGCCGGTGGCGGCACCAGCTCGTATCAAGAGATCGAGGAGGTCGACGTCGCCCTCCTGTGGGGCTCGAACGCCCGCGAGGCCCACCCGATCTACTTCCACCACCTGCTCAAAGGGCTCGACAACGGCGCCCGGCTGTACGCGATAGATCCGCGGCGCACGTCCAGCGCCAAGTTCGCGGACGTCTGGCTGGGCATCGAGGTCGGCTCAGACGTCGCCCTGGCTAACACCCTGGCGCGAGAGATCATCGCTGCGGGCCTGCACGACCAGAGCTTCATCGACCGGGCCACCGTCGGGTTCGACCAGTACCGCGACGCGGTCGAGCCCTACACCTTGCAGCGCGGCGAGATGCTCACCGGCATTCCGGCCGAGGTCATCGCCGAGGTCGCCCACCAGTACGCAACCGCAGAGCGGGCGCAGATCCTGTGGACGCTCGGCATCACCGAGCACCACAACGGTGTCGACAACGTGCTGGCGCTGTGCAACCTGGCGCTGCTCACGGGTCACATCGGGCGGTGGGGAAGCGGGCTGGTGCCCCTGCGAGGCCAGAACAATGTCCAGGGCGGTGGCGACATGGGCGCCCTACCCGACAAGCTTCCGGGCTTCCAGGACGTCACCGACCCACAGGCTCTGGCTCGCTTCGCGGATGTCTACGGCACCGATCTGAACCCAGTGCCCGGGAAGAACCTAACCAAGATGTTCGAGTCCATCGAGACGGGCGATCTCAGATGTGTCTATGTCATCGGTGAGAATCCTGCAGATTCCGAGGCCAACAGCACCCACGCTCGCGAGCTGTTGTCGGGCCTCGACTGCCTGATCGTGCAGGATATTTTCCTGACCCGAACGGCCGAGTTGGCCGACGTGGTGCTGCCCGCTTCGGTGGCCTGGGCCGAAGCCGAAGGCACCGTGACTTCATCGGAGCGGCGGGTGCAGCGCTGCCACAAGGCCGTCGACCCGCCCCAAGGTGCTCGCGACGACATAGAGATCATCGCCGATCTGGCCCGCCGTCTCGGATACTCGTGGGGTTCGGCAGATCCGCGCCATCTGTGGGACGAGCTGCGCTCGCTGTCGCCGCTTCATGCCGGTATGTCCTACGAGCGGCTCGACGCCCAGGGCGGGCTGCAGTGGCCCTGCCCCGACGAGCAACACCCCGGGTCACCCTTCTTGCACGGATGGCTGTGGCAGGAAGGCCTCGATGGCCACGCCCCGGCGCCGTTCTCGGTGGTTCACGCTGCGGGGCCCCTCGACGAACTGTCGGACGAGTTCCCGCTGCGTCTCACCACCGGCAGGGCGCTCGACTCGTACAACACGGGTGTGCAGTCGGGCGGTTTCGACTCGCCCATCCGGTACGGCGACGAGATCGACCTCCATCCCGTCGACGCCGCGGCGCTCGATGTCGTCGACGGTGAGGTGGTCCGCGTCGTGTCGAGGCGCGGCATGGTCCAGATGGGTGTCAGGATTCAGCCCGATCTGGTGCCCGGCCTGGCGTTCACCACCTTCCATTTCCCAGAACTCGTCGACACCAACCTGGTCACCAACGACGCCTACGACCCCCGTTCGGGCACCTCGGAGTTCAAGGCAGCCGCGGTACGGGTCGAGAAGGTGCGCGCCGGTGGCTGA
- a CDS encoding NAD(P)H-dependent oxidoreductase subunit E, whose translation MADLFFSDHLPTVGEIEAVDAALGPDAAAVAEPHPRVIRAGTRRRAQARHLLLPALHALNNHAGWISPGGLNHVCRVLQVPPAEAYGVASFYEMFRTTEPPHDLPVTHVCIDAACQIAGSQAVLDELTAAGTPVHPSPCLGQCERAPAVFVQGRQSPDHVPADSNSYSIPQQDSPHLRLLRRVGVVDPTSLDSYIAAGGFQAYEEALALGPERLIELVRASGLSGRGGAAFPTAVKWSAVRQEVEAGRRAHVIANADESEPGTFKDRVLMELDPFSVVESLMIAALATGASKGWIYVRGEYPLATQRLAGAVQQCRRAGRLGDSFDIEIRRGAGAYICGEETALFNSIEGYRGEPRNKPPFPTTHGLFGEPTAVNNPETLVNVLHLLEVGLDAYRALGTEQSPGTKLFCLSGSVGVPGVYEVPFGTTLGQLLDLAGGVRGRLRAVLLGGAAGTFVGQDQLDMPLTVEDARARGASLGSGVVMAFDHSVDMPAVVRRIAQFFRNESCGQCVPCRVGTQRQVELLDRPSLGAGERALIDEIGMAMADASICGLGHTASGAVRSAIALGLIGGSG comes from the coding sequence GTGGCTGACCTGTTCTTCTCCGATCACCTGCCGACCGTGGGCGAGATCGAAGCGGTCGATGCCGCCCTGGGGCCAGACGCTGCCGCAGTTGCCGAACCCCATCCGCGCGTTATCAGAGCCGGCACGCGGCGGCGGGCCCAGGCAAGGCACCTGCTGCTTCCGGCGCTGCACGCCCTGAACAATCACGCCGGTTGGATATCGCCGGGCGGGCTCAACCACGTTTGTCGAGTGCTGCAGGTGCCTCCTGCCGAGGCCTACGGCGTTGCGAGCTTCTACGAGATGTTCCGCACCACCGAACCCCCACACGACCTGCCGGTCACCCACGTGTGCATCGATGCGGCTTGCCAGATCGCGGGATCGCAGGCAGTTCTCGACGAGCTGACCGCTGCTGGCACGCCCGTGCACCCCAGCCCCTGCCTGGGGCAGTGCGAGCGGGCGCCCGCCGTGTTCGTACAGGGGCGCCAGAGCCCCGATCACGTTCCCGCCGACTCGAATTCCTATTCGATACCCCAGCAGGATTCGCCACACCTGAGGCTGCTTCGGCGGGTCGGTGTGGTCGACCCGACCTCCCTCGACTCCTACATTGCGGCCGGTGGCTTCCAGGCGTACGAGGAGGCCTTGGCTCTGGGGCCAGAGCGCCTCATCGAGTTGGTGCGCGCATCGGGCCTGTCGGGCAGGGGTGGCGCCGCCTTCCCCACGGCCGTCAAGTGGTCGGCCGTTCGTCAAGAGGTCGAAGCCGGTCGCCGGGCCCACGTCATTGCCAACGCCGACGAGAGCGAACCCGGCACATTCAAAGACCGCGTCCTGATGGAGCTCGACCCGTTCTCGGTCGTCGAGTCGTTGATGATCGCCGCATTGGCAACCGGGGCTTCCAAGGGCTGGATCTACGTGCGAGGCGAGTATCCGCTGGCCACGCAGCGCCTCGCCGGTGCGGTCCAACAATGCCGACGCGCCGGCCGCTTGGGCGACAGCTTCGACATCGAGATCCGCAGGGGCGCCGGCGCCTACATCTGCGGCGAGGAGACCGCCCTGTTCAACTCGATCGAGGGCTACCGAGGCGAACCACGCAACAAGCCGCCGTTCCCGACCACCCACGGTCTGTTCGGTGAGCCGACCGCTGTGAACAACCCCGAGACCCTGGTCAACGTGCTGCATCTGCTGGAGGTGGGGTTGGACGCCTACCGGGCGCTGGGCACCGAGCAGTCGCCGGGCACCAAGCTGTTCTGCCTGTCGGGTTCGGTCGGGGTACCCGGTGTGTACGAGGTTCCCTTCGGCACCACCCTGGGCCAGCTGCTCGACCTCGCTGGAGGGGTGCGTGGCCGCCTGCGAGCGGTTCTGCTGGGCGGCGCGGCAGGCACTTTCGTCGGGCAAGACCAACTCGACATGCCGCTCACGGTCGAGGATGCCCGAGCCCGGGGCGCCAGCCTGGGTTCTGGGGTGGTCATGGCCTTCGACCACAGCGTCGACATGCCAGCGGTGGTTCGCCGCATAGCCCAGTTCTTCCGCAACGAGTCGTGCGGACAGTGCGTGCCGTGCCGGGTCGGCACCCAACGCCAGGTCGAGCTGCTCGACCGACCGTCGCTGGGGGCTGGCGAACGGGCCTTGATCGACGAGATCGGCATGGCCATGGCCGACGCGTCGATCTGCGGGTTGGGCCACACGGCCTCGGGCGCGGTCAGATCGGCCATTGCGCTGGGCCTGATAGGGGGCTCCGGGTGA
- a CDS encoding 2Fe-2S iron-sulfur cluster-binding protein: protein MNEHTVTITIDGSDVQLDAGQTILDGCRQQGIDTPTLCYADNLSPVNVCRLCVVEVEGSRTLVPSCSRPAEDGMVVHTDSERVRHSRKMVLEFLESSVDMTQARDVAHDTELASWSTRYEADPSRYGPSAQTSGVPLKREDELYIRAYDKCVLCYKCVEACGEDAQHTFAIAVSGRGFDARVSTEFDATLPDSACVYCGNCVAVCPTGALQFTTEFDLREAGNWRPQDQTVSRTVCSYCGVGCNLEVHAQDNQIVKVTSPADHDVTSGMLCIKGRFGWRYVQPNPD, encoded by the coding sequence GTGAACGAACACACCGTCACAATCACCATCGACGGAAGCGATGTGCAGCTCGACGCCGGCCAGACCATCCTCGACGGCTGCCGTCAGCAAGGCATCGATACGCCAACTCTTTGTTATGCCGACAATCTGAGCCCGGTCAACGTGTGCCGGCTGTGCGTGGTCGAGGTCGAGGGGTCTCGCACCCTGGTGCCATCGTGTTCACGCCCCGCCGAGGACGGCATGGTGGTTCACACAGACTCAGAGCGAGTCAGGCACAGCCGCAAGATGGTGCTCGAGTTCCTCGAATCGTCTGTCGACATGACGCAGGCCCGTGATGTGGCGCACGACACCGAGCTGGCATCTTGGTCGACGCGCTATGAGGCCGACCCGTCGCGATATGGGCCATCTGCGCAAACTTCGGGGGTTCCGCTCAAGCGCGAGGACGAACTCTACATCCGGGCCTACGACAAGTGCGTGTTGTGCTACAAGTGCGTCGAGGCCTGCGGCGAAGACGCCCAGCACACCTTTGCCATTGCCGTGTCGGGGCGCGGATTCGACGCCCGAGTCTCGACCGAGTTCGACGCCACCCTTCCCGACTCGGCTTGTGTCTACTGCGGAAACTGCGTGGCGGTGTGTCCCACCGGGGCACTCCAGTTCACCACCGAGTTCGATCTCCGCGAAGCCGGCAACTGGCGGCCGCAGGACCAGACCGTCAGCCGCACGGTCTGTTCTTACTGCGGCGTTGGATGCAACCTCGAGGTTCATGCCCAGGACAACCAGATCGTCAAGGTCACCTCGCCCGCCGACCACGACGTCACCTCGGGGATGCTGTGCATCAAGGGCCGCTTCGGCTGGCGATATGTCCAACCCAACCCCGACTGA
- the proX gene encoding glycine betaine/L-proline ABC transporter substrate-binding protein ProX yields MLALILALAMIAAACGDSDSETSAGDGGDDGGDEMSMPGEGVTITMGKADWTTEDPNAYVAKAVLEELGYTVTDPADLELGPSNAYIAMAQGDMDFWINSWYPGHKSWLANEMPDGTTVGDHVTVVGEMMMAGGLQGYLMTKSFAEEYDIKSLDDLNNNPEAIAAYDAQDPEPGNGKADIYGCQESYTCDDIITSQIAFSGWENIGQVIAGYDAMVAEAITKADAGEPMVTYTWTPSAYITKLRPGDNVVWLTVDEVIDDSNPTGVEGGEEHSQLPGTAGIGTDQCPGSVDGQCQLGWVAADIQATANSEWLEANPAAKAFLEQFQMSVLEVSVMNVEMDNGADPAALATQWIADNRDVVDGWLEAARAAA; encoded by the coding sequence TTGCTGGCTCTGATCCTCGCCCTGGCGATGATCGCGGCCGCTTGTGGCGACTCCGACAGCGAAACGAGTGCCGGCGACGGTGGCGATGATGGCGGCGACGAGATGTCGATGCCAGGTGAAGGTGTCACCATCACCATGGGCAAGGCCGACTGGACCACAGAAGATCCAAACGCATACGTGGCCAAGGCCGTGCTCGAGGAGCTCGGCTACACGGTCACCGACCCGGCCGATCTCGAGCTGGGCCCGAGCAACGCCTACATCGCCATGGCGCAGGGCGACATGGACTTCTGGATCAACAGCTGGTACCCGGGCCACAAGAGCTGGCTCGCCAACGAGATGCCCGATGGCACCACCGTCGGGGACCACGTCACCGTTGTCGGCGAGATGATGATGGCTGGTGGTCTTCAGGGTTACCTGATGACCAAGTCGTTCGCCGAGGAATACGACATCAAGTCGCTCGACGATCTCAACAACAACCCTGAAGCCATCGCCGCCTACGACGCCCAGGACCCAGAGCCTGGCAACGGCAAGGCCGACATCTATGGCTGCCAGGAGAGCTACACCTGCGACGACATCATCACTTCGCAGATCGCGTTCTCGGGCTGGGAGAACATCGGCCAGGTCATCGCCGGCTACGACGCAATGGTTGCCGAGGCCATCACCAAGGCCGACGCGGGTGAGCCCATGGTGACCTACACCTGGACCCCCAGCGCCTACATCACCAAGCTGCGCCCCGGCGACAACGTCGTGTGGCTGACCGTCGACGAGGTGATCGACGACTCGAACCCCACCGGCGTCGAGGGTGGCGAGGAGCACAGCCAGCTTCCCGGCACCGCCGGTATTGGCACCGATCAGTGCCCCGGTTCGGTCGATGGCCAGTGCCAGCTCGGTTGGGTGGCCGCCGACATTCAGGCAACCGCCAACAGCGAGTGGCTCGAGGCCAACCCCGCCGCCAAGGCGTTCCTCGAACAGTTCCAGATGTCGGTTCTCGAGGTGTCGGTGATGAACGTCGAGATGGACAATGGTGCTGATCCTGCAGCGCTTGCCACACAGTGGATCGCCGACAACCGCGACGTCGTCGACGGTTGGCTCGAAGCAGCCCGCGCCGCTGCCTGA
- a CDS encoding ABC transporter permease subunit, whose protein sequence is MSRIAVLASVLGQSDPGLLDDEVLDQFEIPFGAWIEQAVNWITLNLGWLLDAIEWPFRFLLDRIVGDFLLAVPWLVVVGVMFVLAWLVRNLPVAVGTAVGLTVCGLLGDTYWVQTARTIGFITVAVVVSVVIGIPLGILSGRFDSVWNVVRPVLDAAQVVHSFVYMLPFIYFWGVGNIGAIMATMVFAVPPLVRLTNLGIREVDPDVVEASRAYGAPELRVLVDVQLPLAKDAILTGVNQTLLLAFSMLGLAAIMGAGGLGQLLFRAIGQQDAALAASAGLAFFIVAVILDRIAQPSSAGGGTSLAARVTSAWRNARQPEVLLDDPAFNPGAAREEEKRIDAAAVDRGSMALVGAAERSRILVAAAGGLIAAVSVLLPWANDAGLISGYSRRADEDLAGQSFSGLAASGGSWFGIVVLLLSLTVVASAAAYLIKPDMGGRWLAPDGATFAAVASFITALAYLLARPSDFVVDYSHGVGVYVAVLGTLVAAAGSLAWMAIAPHAPRRPLKVGVMGAPIVMAVFAVVLSIVSMLSYWSIDGRQDAVITPEIQAQIDEIFERARNGEVEAAVATTQVATIRASAEVADRIILDGKESAGAGLGIWVVVFSVLGAAAAFVAAGVAGSSDRRQWLAGAIAMGCGLGVMGIATGWVGSLARASDANFTSGVGLLAAGISGSITFVAGRQVAHWFERSLVYAPSATSQPVASQEPIPEVIPA, encoded by the coding sequence GTGAGCCGCATTGCTGTGCTCGCATCGGTGTTGGGTCAGTCCGATCCCGGGCTGCTCGATGACGAGGTACTCGACCAGTTCGAGATCCCATTCGGTGCCTGGATAGAACAGGCCGTCAACTGGATCACCCTCAACCTCGGCTGGCTGCTCGACGCGATCGAGTGGCCGTTCCGGTTCCTGCTCGACCGCATCGTCGGCGACTTCTTGCTGGCCGTGCCTTGGCTCGTGGTGGTGGGCGTGATGTTCGTGCTGGCGTGGCTGGTGCGAAACCTTCCGGTGGCTGTGGGTACCGCGGTAGGCCTCACGGTCTGTGGCCTGCTGGGCGACACCTACTGGGTTCAGACCGCTCGAACCATCGGTTTCATCACGGTGGCCGTCGTCGTGTCTGTGGTCATCGGCATACCGCTGGGCATCTTGTCGGGTCGCTTCGACTCGGTGTGGAATGTGGTGCGTCCGGTGTTGGACGCGGCCCAGGTCGTGCACTCGTTCGTGTACATGTTGCCCTTCATCTACTTCTGGGGGGTTGGCAACATCGGCGCCATCATGGCGACGATGGTGTTCGCCGTGCCTCCCCTGGTGCGGCTGACCAACTTGGGCATCCGCGAGGTCGACCCAGACGTCGTCGAGGCCAGCCGCGCCTATGGCGCGCCCGAGCTTCGGGTGTTGGTAGACGTCCAGCTGCCTTTGGCCAAGGACGCGATCTTGACGGGCGTCAACCAGACGCTGCTGCTGGCCTTCTCGATGTTGGGCCTGGCGGCCATCATGGGTGCAGGTGGCTTGGGCCAGCTCCTGTTCCGTGCGATCGGCCAGCAGGACGCCGCGCTTGCGGCCTCCGCAGGCCTGGCGTTCTTCATCGTCGCCGTCATCCTCGACCGCATCGCCCAACCTTCGAGCGCTGGCGGCGGCACCAGCCTGGCCGCCCGGGTCACGTCCGCGTGGCGTAACGCCCGCCAGCCCGAAGTGCTGCTGGACGACCCTGCGTTCAACCCCGGCGCCGCACGCGAGGAAGAAAAGCGCATCGACGCCGCCGCCGTCGACCGGGGAAGCATGGCGCTGGTCGGCGCTGCCGAGCGCTCACGCATCCTGGTCGCCGCCGCGGGTGGACTCATCGCTGCGGTATCGGTGTTGCTTCCGTGGGCAAACGATGCAGGCCTCATCTCGGGCTACTCACGGCGCGCCGACGAAGACCTCGCCGGCCAGTCGTTCAGTGGTCTGGCCGCCTCGGGTGGTTCGTGGTTCGGCATCGTGGTGTTGTTGTTGTCGCTGACGGTGGTTGCTTCGGCCGCCGCCTATCTGATCAAGCCCGACATGGGTGGGCGCTGGCTGGCTCCCGATGGGGCGACATTTGCGGCGGTAGCGTCGTTCATCACAGCGCTCGCCTATCTGCTGGCCCGCCCGTCGGACTTCGTTGTCGACTACAGCCACGGCGTCGGCGTGTATGTCGCTGTGCTGGGCACCCTGGTGGCGGCTGCGGGCTCGCTGGCTTGGATGGCCATCGCACCACATGCACCGAGGCGTCCCCTCAAGGTCGGTGTCATGGGCGCCCCGATAGTGATGGCTGTGTTCGCCGTTGTGCTCTCGATCGTGTCGATGCTGTCTTACTGGAGCATCGACGGGCGTCAGGACGCCGTCATCACCCCCGAGATCCAGGCCCAGATCGACGAGATCTTCGAGCGTGCCCGCAACGGCGAGGTCGAAGCAGCGGTGGCCACTACCCAGGTAGCGACGATTCGGGCCTCGGCAGAGGTCGCCGACCGCATCATCCTCGACGGCAAGGAATCTGCGGGCGCCGGCCTCGGAATATGGGTGGTCGTCTTCTCGGTGCTCGGAGCGGCCGCGGCGTTTGTTGCAGCAGGCGTTGCCGGATCGTCCGACCGGCGGCAATGGCTCGCCGGTGCCATCGCCATGGGCTGCGGATTGGGTGTCATGGGTATCGCCACCGGCTGGGTGGGCTCGCTCGCCAGGGCCTCCGACGCCAACTTCACCAGTGGCGTCGGTCTTCTGGCCGCAGGTATCTCGGGTTCGATCACCTTCGTCGCCGGCCGCCAGGTAGCCCATTGGTTCGAACGCTCGCTCGTGTACGCGCCCAGCGCGACTTCACAGCCAGTCGCAAGCCAGGAACCGATCCCGGAGGTGATACCAGCCTGA
- a CDS encoding glycine betaine/L-proline ABC transporter ATP-binding protein, which yields MSEGEPIIQLEEVYKIFGPQPRGRAFDLARAGVNKDDVLAQTGHVVGLDNVNFTVRQGEIFVVMGLSGSGKSTAIRTVNKLHSVTYGKVIVSGTDVQQLSGSALQAFRREKMGMVFQHFALFPHHSVIENVGYGLKVQGVDKAERVRASLRALSLVGLEAYGTNMPSELSGGMQQRVGLARALAADPEVLLMDEAFSALDPLIRRQMQDEMLAIQADLKKTILFITHDLNEALRIGDRVCIMKDGKVVQIGTPEEILTKPATGYVAEFVQDVDQGRVIEVHEIMIEPQPLDPGTDLNTAIRQLGDRAGRFVTDPEGRPIGVLTSGEGIRKAAEGETSLAGALRTDFDTARPHDTLNKVYAAAGVGLPIAVVDESGRLVGNLDPRHIMEEMGRVENLIDAFDREVIL from the coding sequence GTGAGCGAAGGCGAGCCGATAATCCAGCTCGAGGAGGTCTACAAGATCTTCGGGCCACAACCCAGGGGGCGGGCCTTCGACCTGGCCCGGGCTGGGGTGAACAAGGACGACGTCCTGGCGCAGACAGGTCACGTCGTTGGTCTCGACAACGTGAACTTCACCGTTCGCCAGGGCGAGATCTTCGTGGTCATGGGTCTTTCGGGTTCTGGCAAGTCAACCGCCATCCGCACGGTCAACAAGCTCCACAGCGTCACCTACGGCAAGGTCATCGTCTCGGGAACCGACGTTCAACAGCTGTCGGGTTCGGCGCTGCAGGCCTTCCGTCGCGAGAAGATGGGCATGGTCTTCCAGCACTTCGCCCTGTTTCCCCATCACTCGGTCATCGAGAACGTCGGCTATGGCCTGAAGGTCCAAGGGGTCGACAAGGCCGAACGTGTCAGGGCATCACTTCGGGCGCTGTCGCTTGTGGGCCTCGAGGCCTACGGCACCAACATGCCCTCCGAGCTGTCGGGCGGTATGCAACAGCGCGTCGGGCTCGCAAGGGCCCTTGCCGCAGACCCCGAGGTCCTGTTGATGGACGAGGCGTTCTCGGCCCTCGACCCGCTGATCCGACGCCAAATGCAAGACGAGATGTTGGCAATCCAGGCCGACCTGAAGAAGACCATCTTGTTCATCACCCACGACCTCAACGAGGCCCTTCGCATCGGTGACCGCGTCTGCATCATGAAAGACGGCAAGGTCGTGCAGATCGGCACTCCAGAAGAGATCCTCACCAAGCCCGCCACCGGCTATGTGGCCGAATTCGTGCAAGACGTCGACCAAGGCCGCGTCATCGAGGTCCACGAGATCATGATCGAACCGCAGCCCCTCGACCCCGGCACCGATCTCAACACCGCCATCCGCCAGCTCGGCGACAGGGCGGGCCGATTCGTCACCGACCCCGAGGGACGCCCGATAGGTGTTCTCACCAGCGGCGAGGGCATTCGCAAGGCGGCCGAGGGTGAGACATCGCTCGCCGGCGCGTTGCGCACCGATTTCGACACCGCGCGGCCCCACGACACCCTCAACAAGGTCTATGCGGCCGCCGGTGTGGGGCTGCCCATTGCCGTTGTAGACGAATCCGGCCGCCTCGTGGGCAACCTCGATCCTCGCCACATCATGGAGGAAATGGGCCGTGTCGAGAACCTGATAGACGCCTTCGACCGGGAGGTGATCCTGTGA
- a CDS encoding NAD-dependent succinate-semialdehyde dehydrogenase, which produces MFIDGQWTDARSGDTFEVTNPATGEVIGHVPDGGADDAREAIAAADAAQKAWGSTTAAERADLLYRAWQLMNERHEDLARLMTTEQGKPLKAARAEVTYAADFLRFYAEEATRVMGQWMPSKRADQRFLSIRVPVGVVAAITPWNYPVSMLTRKMGPALAAGCTFVLKPAEATPLCARAVYEVFADAGTPPGVINLVTAADPRPVGDVFTTDPRVRKLTFTGSTPVGRQLAGAAAGNLKRVSVELGGHAPFIVFPDADPVQAAKGAAALKFLNSGQACISPNRLYVHESQADAFIATMTDRVSKVRAGNGFDDGVGVGPLVNEAAVAKVENQVEDALARGAAAPVGGHRLAEAPFDKGHFFAPTLLTGIDSTMLIRSEETFGPVAPVIVYDDVDTIIDEANDTNYGLAAYVYTGSLATAITAVEGLDFGIIGVNDVNPTSASAPFGGMKDSGLGREGSAEGIDEYLETKLAGISLR; this is translated from the coding sequence ATGTTCATAGACGGGCAGTGGACAGACGCACGTTCGGGCGACACCTTCGAGGTGACGAACCCCGCGACAGGAGAGGTCATCGGCCACGTACCAGACGGTGGTGCCGACGACGCACGCGAGGCCATCGCTGCGGCAGATGCTGCCCAAAAGGCATGGGGTAGCACCACCGCAGCCGAGAGAGCCGACCTGTTGTACCGGGCGTGGCAGCTCATGAACGAGCGGCACGAAGACCTCGCCAGGCTGATGACCACAGAGCAGGGCAAGCCCTTGAAGGCGGCCCGGGCCGAGGTGACCTACGCCGCCGACTTCCTGCGCTTCTACGCCGAGGAAGCCACCAGGGTGATGGGGCAGTGGATGCCCTCGAAACGCGCCGACCAGAGGTTCTTGTCGATCAGGGTTCCGGTGGGCGTGGTCGCAGCGATCACCCCCTGGAACTATCCGGTGTCGATGCTGACCCGCAAGATGGGCCCCGCGCTGGCTGCCGGGTGCACCTTTGTGCTGAAACCCGCCGAGGCCACCCCACTGTGTGCCCGGGCCGTATACGAGGTGTTCGCCGACGCAGGAACCCCGCCCGGGGTCATCAACCTGGTTACGGCAGCCGACCCGCGCCCGGTGGGCGACGTGTTCACCACCGATCCACGGGTGCGAAAGCTGACCTTCACCGGGTCTACGCCGGTGGGCCGCCAACTGGCCGGAGCCGCCGCCGGAAACCTCAAGCGCGTTTCGGTGGAGCTGGGTGGCCATGCCCCCTTCATCGTGTTCCCCGATGCCGATCCGGTGCAGGCGGCCAAGGGCGCCGCGGCACTGAAGTTCTTGAACTCTGGCCAGGCCTGCATCAGCCCCAACCGGCTCTATGTGCACGAGTCTCAGGCCGACGCCTTCATTGCGACCATGACCGACCGCGTCTCGAAGGTCAGGGCCGGAAACGGCTTCGACGACGGTGTCGGGGTGGGGCCACTGGTGAACGAAGCCGCCGTGGCCAAGGTCGAGAACCAGGTCGAGGACGCGCTGGCCCGCGGTGCTGCGGCCCCCGTCGGCGGCCACCGACTGGCCGAGGCCCCCTTCGACAAGGGCCACTTCTTCGCCCCGACCCTGCTGACAGGAATCGACTCGACCATGCTGATCCGCAGCGAGGAGACGTTCGGCCCCGTCGCTCCGGTGATCGTCTACGACGACGTCGACACCATCATCGACGAGGCCAACGACACGAACTATGGCCTCGCGGCCTACGTCTACACCGGGTCTCTGGCCACTGCGATTACAGCGGTCGAAGGGCTCGACTTCGGGATCATCGGCGTCAACGACGTCAACCCGACATCGGCGTCGGCGCCCTTCGGAGGTATGAAGGACAGCGGCCTGGGGCGCGAGGGTTCGGCCGAAGGCATCGACGAATACCTCGAGACCAAGCTCGCGGGCATCTCTCTGCGATAA